Proteins from a genomic interval of Sander vitreus isolate 19-12246 chromosome 6, sanVit1, whole genome shotgun sequence:
- the LOC144519041 gene encoding basic helix-loop-helix transcription factor scleraxis-like, whose product MTFAMLRTAPPAGRFLYGDIALLSEDDDENGSEGSGSEERTTNSSNYRLSSSSPSAFHIKVNRKRKLCGAGGGVGGDVEAMMGRLLPQGSPILGEGRQRTAANARERDRTNSVNTAFTALRTLIPTEPADRKLSKIETLRLASSYISHLGNVLLLGEGLHDGQPCHAPSPPFFHVNSSPNRGSDQSAQPKHICTFCLSNQRKMNKDRDRKTAIRS is encoded by the exons ATGACATTCGCCATGCTGCGCACGGCGCCTCCCGCAGGTCGCTTCTTGTACGGCGACATCGCTCTCCTCTCCGAAGACGATGATGAGAACGGGAGCGAGGGTTCGGGCTCTGAGGAGCGTACCACCAACTCCTCCAACTACCGCCTGTCCTCCTCTTCGCCATCTGCCTTTCACATCAAGGTGAACAGGAAGAGGAAGCTGTGCGGGGCAGGAGGGGGCGTAGGGGGTGATGTAGAGGCCATGATGGGGAGGCTCCTTCCCCAGGGGTCTCCCATCCTTGGGGAGGGTCGCCAGAGGACTGCAGCCAACGCGCGGGAAAGAGATCGCACCAATTCTGTCAACACGGCATTCACAGCGCTGCGCACACTCATCCCCACCGAGCCCGCAGACAG GAAGCTGTCGAAGATCGAGACGCTTCGTTTGGCCAGCAGCTACATCAGTCACCTGGGGAACGTCTTGCTCCTGGGAGAGGGGCTTCATGATGGACAGCCGTGCCACGCTCCCTCACCACCGTTCTTCCACGTGAACTCCTCCCCCAACCGAGGATCTGACCAATCAGCTCAGCCAAAGCACATCTGTACTTTCTGCCTCAGCAACCAAAGGAAAATG